TCAACCTCATATGGATCCAAATACAAATTTACTTACGGAGGAATACGCACGTGGTATTCAAGAATTCATGGGGGTGGTTCAAAGTCAACCGGAAGCAAGAACAAGTAAGTATTTATTATGTCCATGTTCTACTTGTAAGAATAATATCCGTGTCAAAAAAATGGAAGTATGGAgtcatttatatttgaaaggATTTACACGTGGTTATAAGATTTGGTATCTTCATGGAGAAAGATTTGAGTATGGTAGTAGTAGCGAACCTCAAACTGCCGATAGGTTAGATGAACCTACCACAGATGTAGATTTTGGAATAGGGACTGTTCAGATGGTATATGATGCATATGGAGAAAATTTACCGTCGGGTGAAGAGGAAGGAGATAGACAAGAACAACCCAATTTAGAAAATTTCCCAtgtgaagaggaaggagaacgAGAACAACCCAATCTAGAAGCCAGAAGATTTTTTGAAATGTTAGATGCAGCTAAGCAGCCATTGTATCAAGGATGTAAAGATGGGCATTCACCTTTATCATCCGCAAGTCGATTGATGGCGCTAAAGActgactataatttggctgaagaatgtgtggatgcgattgcagATTTTGTTAGAGATGTTCTTCCTGAAGATAATCTTGCACCTGGCTCATATTATGAGGTACAAAAACTGGTCGCTGGTCTTGGCTTACCATATCAGGTGATAGATGTATGCATcgataactgcatgatttacTGGAGAGCAGATGAGAACAGGGAGAATTGTAAATTCTGtcggaaacctcgttatcaggataCGACTGGAAGAGTTCCGGTGCCATACAAacgaatgtggtatttgccgtTGACTGAAAGattaaagaggttatatcagTCTGAACAAACAGCagaaccaatgagatggcatgcagagcacttAACAAATGGTGAGATAACACATCCTTCCGATGCAGAGGCGTGGAAGCATTTTcaatcaacatatccagaatttgcatCTGAGGTAAGAAATGTGTATCTTGCATTATGCAcagatggtttcagcccattttgaaagcatggaagacaatattcattgtggccagtaaTCTTGACACCTTACAACTTACCACCACATTTGTGTATGCGACGGGAGTTTTTGTTCCTCTCAATTCTCGttcccgggccagatcatcctaagagatcactggatgtgtttcttcagccattgATATATGAGCTGCAATTATTATGGGAGCACGGTGTTCatacatacgatgtttcgcggaAAGAGAATTTTCAGATGCgagcagtacttatgtggacaataagtgattttccagcatatggtatgttatctggatggaccacgcatgggaggctatcatgtcTTTATTGCCAAGAcaacacagatgctttccaactaaaaaatggtcggaaaacgtgttggtttgactgtcacaggagatttctaccacACGATCATCCATGTCGTAAGAGTAAGACATTGTTTacaaagaacaagagggtgtttgacagtccacctgaAGAAGTAAGTGGCAAAAAGTTGAAGGAACaattaagagattttggtgcagataGAACGCCAGACGTGGGTGGAAACGGACATGAACCGATTTATGGTGTAGGGGAAAATCataattggcataagaagagtatctTCTGGGATTTGCCCTATTGGGAGACTCATTTGTTGCGGCACtgtttagatgtcatgcatattgagaagaaattTTTCGACAATTTGATGAACACCATCCTTGATGTCCAAGGCAAGACGAAGGATAacttgaagtcaagactggatttggtTGATATTTGTGCTCGTCccgaacttcatgttgatgagcaCGGTAAAGGTCCTATTCCCATATATCGACTGGATGCAACTGCAAAAGAAGATTTTTTTGATTGGATAACACACAGTGTtaaatttccagacggttatgcATCAAGTTTGCGTAATTGTGTTGACAAAAGTGAAGggaagtttactggcttgaataCAATGGTGAGatttgtaaaacaaaaatcaaactgaaactctaaattgataatgtccgtcggtattccgtcggtatttaccgacgcATTTCCGACGAACCCCTAGAATTTGAGGGTTTCGTCGGAACTGCATCGGTAAATActgacggaataccgacgaacccctCAAATTCTaggggttcgtcggtattccgtcggtatttaccgacgcATTTCCGACGAACCCCTCAAATCCTAGGGGTTCGTCGGAAAtgcgtcggtatataccgagggaataccgacggacattatcaATTTAAAGTTTCGGTTTTTTATAggtatgattttttttgcagttgtattaaatatcatatataacaTCAGACAACAAATCTACCCATTGTATTCTCAcagttttaaaactttgaacatgacatatatataatcattcaatcaaaaccgtatataatcaatcaatcaaaaccgTTCGAACAACATCATACACTTTTAAGTTGGCATGTGCCAGTTCTCAGAAGTTGTAGCACTCAAATAAATTTAGAACATTTTTTGAGaatgttttatgattatataacataatatatcgGTTTTAGAAAGTCgtataacaaatataaataatttcgaCACCCTgtgtaaactctaaaccgtaatccgtcggtatctcgtcggaatattccgacaaaTAACCGACGGAATTAACTATACCGACGAAGAACAGACGGATAAGGTCGTCGATATTTAGAAAATTACCCGGGTCAAGCTGTGCCGCGCAAAATTTCGGCAAACCGCCAATATTAAAAAACCGACGGATTTCCGACGGGTAGATAAAATACCGACGGAAAAAACCCGTCGATAATCCGTCAGTTTGTTAAATTAATACATAAGAGaaaatctcttctttttcctcatttcttcccctttttctctctctctccgcccaGCCTCTCTTCCTCCCTTGCGATTTTCGGCGATTCCCTCCTCCTCCCTCGCGATTTCCGGCGAAATCCCCCAAATTCGACCTCCTCTTTCACCCAGTCATGTAAGATTTTCAATTCTTTTAACTTTGCTCATGGGATTTCAATAGTTACAATGTTAGTTTTAGGGTTCATGTGATTTTGAGATTGATTAGGGATTTGGAAGTTAGTTTAGGGCCGGGATTGAAGTTTTTATTTAGGATTTGTGTGATTGAAGTTATAGATTTTAGATTTCTGTAATttgtataaagtttttttttaataaaatatttttaattatataaaaatcgtttttatttataaaaaatcagcatatggtataaaaaatatttttttcattataaaaattcgttaaattaatttaaaaacacattttaattattataaaaatattttaattataaaacgtttcttttcttttttttgaaacacaattataaaacgtttctaaataataaaaaagcttactaatgttttttttttgtagggatGAACCACCTTCTCTTATACTTAGACGTCGTTCTCGCCGGGGTACTTCTTCAGTCACTCAGAGTACGTCACCCGCTAGTAGCCCAGTTGCAGCTACCACTCCTCCAGCAGCCCCCACCCCTCCAGCAGCCCGCACCCCCCCTTCTGTAGCTTCCGGCCCTTCTCAAAGTTCAAGAGGAGGAGGATTGCCTACTACGATGACTGTTGCGGAGTTAGTTAGGCAACCTGGCCGAGAATCGCTTCAGCGCCTTGATCCAAATTATCTTATTGTCCCAAACACCACTTGGtaagtatttgttttaaaaggttctttcattttatattcatcttttacatttaattgtgtttggttttatttCGTAGGTTTGATTTGTCTGGCAATGGTATCACCAACAGCCTTCTTAGGATGGAGTACACGATGCTAAAGCGTGGTTATCCAACTTTCTATGACATGCCTGAAGAAGATCAAGAACTTTGGTTTCGGCAATTTGCGGTATACGTtctcaatttttaatattataaaaaaaaattctacaattgtaactttctaaaaaaaaatttatatttattttgcagCAAGAGTTCACTTGGGAATCAGGGATTACAGAACAAGTGAAAATTGTTTTCCGCCGCAAAGCAGCTTCGCACTACACCAAGCGGATCAATGAGTGGAAGCAAAAATTCGATGTTGGTGAGGTCCCGAAGCACATCAACCCAGACGTTTGGCGGGATTTGTGTGGTCATTGGACGAAAGATGAGACAAAGTCTTTGTCGACAATCAACTCG
The window above is part of the Brassica napus cultivar Da-Ae chromosome C3, Da-Ae, whole genome shotgun sequence genome. Proteins encoded here:
- the LOC125584170 gene encoding uncharacterized protein LOC125584170, which codes for MFFFCRDEPPSLILRRRSRRGTSSVTQSTSPASSPVAATTPPAAPTPPAARTPPSVASGPSQSSRGGGLPTTMTVAELVRQPGRESLQRLDPNYLIVPNTTWFDLSGNGITNSLLRMEYTMLKRGYPTFYDMPEEDQELWFRQFAVYVLNF